The proteins below are encoded in one region of Antennarius striatus isolate MH-2024 chromosome 7, ASM4005453v1, whole genome shotgun sequence:
- the kita gene encoding mast/stem cell growth factor receptor kita isoform X2, with amino-acid sequence MEYHWILLSVFLHLSFHTGNTKPTITPTGSHIVVLLNTPLELHCQGVKVMQWQREDRPKVRGEKKTDGMSILHITRAQLVHMGRYICLEESSGEKTSLYVYVKDPDNPFRKSMVSKILTREGEAASIPCLATDPNMDNLRLETCSSRALASGLQFTSSLEQGIVIHNTQKRYEGCYVCTGRLGENYVRSHDYYLTVKPVPVAPPLIVMQAPKRVILIRNESLSLTCNTTNVNGDIKLKWVTPPGSQPPKVDGASRILEEHFTHVHSATLHIAAVRPGDAGRYQCEAQNDKGVSSKSVWLDVYEKGFIHSTPRNNRTIQVRSGETLPLSVDMEAYPKPHTLSWSFMGHELWNTTDHVITTHSHEYRYNSELRLVRLKMSESGVYTFRVSNRDASVNYTFTVFVISKPEIVSHEGPVDGQVRCVAEGYPAPQITWYYCEQAYARCSQQLNATQEEHVMTITLFSPMFGKTEVESRVNVSRGRFNTLECVATVEGEQAYTLFSISEKTVPHDLFTPLLIGSVSTAAILCLVLITLFYKYMQKPKYQIQWKVIEGIHGNNYVYIDPTQLPYDHQWEFPRKNLRFGKTLGSGAFGKVVEATAYGLSKADSVMTVAVKMLKSSAHSTEKEALMSELKVLSYLGNHMNIVNLLGACTVGGPTLVITEYCCFGDLLNFLRRKRDSFICFKLEEDSYYRNIAPQSHSAGERMNGYMTMRPSVAGNLPFSSSSEKRRSLRKGGSYIETDEEDEMFDEDGLCLDTEDLLSFSYQVAKGMEFLASKNCIHRDLAARNILLTQGRVAKICDFGLARDINTDSNYVVKGNARLPVKWMSPESIFECVYTFESDVWSYGILLWEIFSLGSSPYPGMPVDAKFYKLIKEGYRMDSPEFAPSEMYQIMRSCWDADPINRPPFRKVVERIEQQLSDATKHIYLNFSSRPPVTPRVREEPSAQSAAFHHLTSADSNNPPTQPLLVHHEVFLEGTLRAPRV; translated from the exons ATGGAATACCACTGGATactgctgtctgtttttttacaCTTAAGCTTCCACACAG GCAACACCAAACCCACTATCACTCCCACCGGATCCCACATTGTCGTCTTGCTCAACACACCTTTGGAGCTGCATTGCCAGGGTGTGAAGGTGATGCAGTGGCAGCGGGAGGACCGGCCAAAGGTGCGGGGTGAGAAAAAGACTGATGGGATGTCCATACTGCACATAACCAGGGCTCAGCTTGTTCACATGGGCCGCTACATCTGCCTGGAGGAGAGTTCTGGGGAGAAAACATCCCTTTATGTCTACGTGAAAG ATCCTGACAATCCCTTCAGAAAATCAATGGTTTCCAAAATCCTTACTCGTGAGGGAGAGGCTGCTTCCATCCCCTGCCTGGCAACTGATCCAAACATGGACAACCTGCGCCTGGAAACATGTTCCAGTAGAGCTCTGGCCTCTGGTCTCCAGTTTACTTCGAGCCTGGAGCAAGGCATCGTCATCCACAATACACAAAAGCGATATGAAGGTTGCTATGTGTGCACGGGAAGACTTGGGGAAAACTATGTCAGATCGCATGACTACTACCTGACAGTAAAACCAG tcCCTGTCGCTCCTCCCCTGATTGTGATGCAGGCTCCCAAAAGGGTGATCCTCATCCGGAATGAGAGTCTCTCCCTCACCTGCAACACCACTAACGTCAATGGAGACATCAAGCTGAAGTGGGTCACCCCTCCTGGCTCG CAACCACCAAAGGTTGACGGTGCTTCACGTATTCTGGAGGAGCACTTCACCCACGTGCATAGTGCCACGCTGCACATCGCGGCTGTCAGACCCGGAGACGCCGGTCGTTACCAATGTGAAGCTCAGAACGATAAAGGGGTCAGCTCAAAGTCAGTTTGGCTCGATGTTTATG aaaaagGATTCATACATTCAACACCTAGAAATAACAGAACCATCCAGGTCCGTTCAGGGGAGACTTTGCCTCTCAGTGTTGATATGGAAGCGTATCCTAAGCCGCACACGCTCTCCTGGAGCTTCATGGGCCATGAGCTGTGGAACACAACTGACCATGTGATCACCACACACAGCCATGAATACAG GTACAACAGTGAGCTGAGACTGGTTCGACTGAAAATGTCAGAGAGTGGCGTTTATACATTTCGAGTCTCCAATAGAGACGCATCAGTGAACTACACCTTTACTGTCTTTGTGATCA GCAAGCCTGAGATTGTTTCTCATGAGGGTCCAGTGGATGGACAGGTTCGCTGTGTGGCAGAGGGGTATCCCGCCCCACAGATCACCTGGTACTACTGTGAACAGGCTTATGCCAG GTGTTCCCAGCAGCTGAATGCCACCCAAGAAGAACACGTCATGACAATAACACTTTTCAGCCCAATGTTTGGGAAGACAGAGGTGGAGAGTCGGGTGAACGTCAGCAGAGGAAGGTTTAATACTCTGGAATGTGTGGCTACGGTGGAAGGAGAGCAGGCTTACACACTCTTTTCTATCAGTG AGAAAACTGTTCCTCATGACCTGTTCACCCCACTACTAATTGGCTCCGTATCAACTGCAGCCATCCTATGTTTAGTCCTTATTACGCTGTTCTACAAGTACATGCAg AAACCCAAATACCAGATTCAATGGAAAGTTATTGAGGGAATCCATGGAAACAACTACGTGTACATTGACCCCACCCAGCTACCGTATGATCACCAATGGGAGTTCCCGAGAAAAAACTTGCGTTTTG GAAAGACACTGGGATCTGGTGCATTTGGAAAAGTGGTGGAAGCAACGGCGTATGGACTTTCCAAAGCCGATTCAGTCATGACAGTGGCTGTGAAAATGCTGAAAT CAAGCGCTCACTCAACGGAGAAAGAGGCTCTGATGTCAGAGCTGAAAGTCCTCAGCTACTTGGGGAACCACATGAATATTGTCAACCTGCTGGGAGCTTGCACTGTTGGAG GGCCGACACTCGTTATCACGGAGTACTGCTGCTTTGGAGACCTCCTTAACTTTCTACGCAGAAAGAGGGATTCCTTCATCTGCTTTAAGCTGGAGGAAGACAGTTACTACCGCAACATTGCACCACAAAGCCATTCAGCTGG TGAGAGAATGAACGGCTACATGACCATGAGGCCTTCTGTTGCTGGCAACCTGCCCTTCAGCTCATCCTCTGAGAAGAGGCGTTCACTACGCAAAG GTGGATCCTATATTGAaacagatgaagaggatgagatGTTTGATGAAGACGGTCTGTGTCTAGACACCGAGGACCTTCTCAGCTTCTCGTATCAAGTGGCCAAAGGCATGGAGTTCTTAGCCTCGAAAAAT TGTATCCACAGGGACCTGGCTGCAAGAAATATCCTACTGACTCAAGGAAGAGTGGCCAAGATTTGTGATTTTGGCCTAGCCCGAGACATCAACACCGACTCTAACTATGTAGTTAAAGGCAAC GCTCGTCTACCAGTCAAATGGATGTCTCCAGAAAGTATCTTCGAGTGTGTTTACACGTTTGAGAGTGATGTGTGGTCTTATGGCATTTTGCTGTGGGAAATCTTCTCTCTAG GCAGCAGTCCTTATCCTGGTATGCCCGTGGACGCCAAATTCTACAAACTGATAAAAGAAGGATACAGAATGGACTCTCCAGAGTTTGCACCCAGTGAAAT GTACCAGATTATGAGGTCCTGCTGGGATGCTGACCCCATCAACAGACCCCCCTTCAGGAAGGTCGTGGAAAGGATTGAACAGCAGCTTTCCGATGCCACTAAACAT ATCTATCTGAACTTCAGCTCCAGGCCTCCTGTGACGCCCAGAGTCAGGGAGGAGCCCAGTGCTCAGTCTGCGGCTTTTCATCATCTCACGTCAGCAGACAGTAACAACCCTCCGACCCAGCCCTTACTGGTCCATCACGAGGTCTTTCTGGAGGGAACCCTTAGAGCCCCACGGGTGTAA
- the kita gene encoding mast/stem cell growth factor receptor kita isoform X1, whose protein sequence is MEYHWILLSVFLHLSFHTGNTKPTITPTGSHIVVLLNTPLELHCQGVKVMQWQREDRPKVRGEKKTDGMSILHITRAQLVHMGRYICLEESSGEKTSLYVYVKDPDNPFRKSMVSKILTREGEAASIPCLATDPNMDNLRLETCSSRALASGLQFTSSLEQGIVIHNTQKRYEGCYVCTGRLGENYVRSHDYYLTVKPVPVAPPLIVMQAPKRVILIRNESLSLTCNTTNVNGDIKLKWVTPPGSGAVWYPQQPPKVDGASRILEEHFTHVHSATLHIAAVRPGDAGRYQCEAQNDKGVSSKSVWLDVYEKGFIHSTPRNNRTIQVRSGETLPLSVDMEAYPKPHTLSWSFMGHELWNTTDHVITTHSHEYRYNSELRLVRLKMSESGVYTFRVSNRDASVNYTFTVFVISKPEIVSHEGPVDGQVRCVAEGYPAPQITWYYCEQAYARCSQQLNATQEEHVMTITLFSPMFGKTEVESRVNVSRGRFNTLECVATVEGEQAYTLFSISEKTVPHDLFTPLLIGSVSTAAILCLVLITLFYKYMQKPKYQIQWKVIEGIHGNNYVYIDPTQLPYDHQWEFPRKNLRFGKTLGSGAFGKVVEATAYGLSKADSVMTVAVKMLKSSAHSTEKEALMSELKVLSYLGNHMNIVNLLGACTVGGPTLVITEYCCFGDLLNFLRRKRDSFICFKLEEDSYYRNIAPQSHSAGERMNGYMTMRPSVAGNLPFSSSSEKRRSLRKGGSYIETDEEDEMFDEDGLCLDTEDLLSFSYQVAKGMEFLASKNCIHRDLAARNILLTQGRVAKICDFGLARDINTDSNYVVKGNARLPVKWMSPESIFECVYTFESDVWSYGILLWEIFSLGSSPYPGMPVDAKFYKLIKEGYRMDSPEFAPSEMYQIMRSCWDADPINRPPFRKVVERIEQQLSDATKHIYLNFSSRPPVTPRVREEPSAQSAAFHHLTSADSNNPPTQPLLVHHEVFLEGTLRAPRV, encoded by the exons ATGGAATACCACTGGATactgctgtctgtttttttacaCTTAAGCTTCCACACAG GCAACACCAAACCCACTATCACTCCCACCGGATCCCACATTGTCGTCTTGCTCAACACACCTTTGGAGCTGCATTGCCAGGGTGTGAAGGTGATGCAGTGGCAGCGGGAGGACCGGCCAAAGGTGCGGGGTGAGAAAAAGACTGATGGGATGTCCATACTGCACATAACCAGGGCTCAGCTTGTTCACATGGGCCGCTACATCTGCCTGGAGGAGAGTTCTGGGGAGAAAACATCCCTTTATGTCTACGTGAAAG ATCCTGACAATCCCTTCAGAAAATCAATGGTTTCCAAAATCCTTACTCGTGAGGGAGAGGCTGCTTCCATCCCCTGCCTGGCAACTGATCCAAACATGGACAACCTGCGCCTGGAAACATGTTCCAGTAGAGCTCTGGCCTCTGGTCTCCAGTTTACTTCGAGCCTGGAGCAAGGCATCGTCATCCACAATACACAAAAGCGATATGAAGGTTGCTATGTGTGCACGGGAAGACTTGGGGAAAACTATGTCAGATCGCATGACTACTACCTGACAGTAAAACCAG tcCCTGTCGCTCCTCCCCTGATTGTGATGCAGGCTCCCAAAAGGGTGATCCTCATCCGGAATGAGAGTCTCTCCCTCACCTGCAACACCACTAACGTCAATGGAGACATCAAGCTGAAGTGGGTCACCCCTCCTGGCTCG GGTGCCGTCTGGTATCCACAGCAACCACCAAAGGTTGACGGTGCTTCACGTATTCTGGAGGAGCACTTCACCCACGTGCATAGTGCCACGCTGCACATCGCGGCTGTCAGACCCGGAGACGCCGGTCGTTACCAATGTGAAGCTCAGAACGATAAAGGGGTCAGCTCAAAGTCAGTTTGGCTCGATGTTTATG aaaaagGATTCATACATTCAACACCTAGAAATAACAGAACCATCCAGGTCCGTTCAGGGGAGACTTTGCCTCTCAGTGTTGATATGGAAGCGTATCCTAAGCCGCACACGCTCTCCTGGAGCTTCATGGGCCATGAGCTGTGGAACACAACTGACCATGTGATCACCACACACAGCCATGAATACAG GTACAACAGTGAGCTGAGACTGGTTCGACTGAAAATGTCAGAGAGTGGCGTTTATACATTTCGAGTCTCCAATAGAGACGCATCAGTGAACTACACCTTTACTGTCTTTGTGATCA GCAAGCCTGAGATTGTTTCTCATGAGGGTCCAGTGGATGGACAGGTTCGCTGTGTGGCAGAGGGGTATCCCGCCCCACAGATCACCTGGTACTACTGTGAACAGGCTTATGCCAG GTGTTCCCAGCAGCTGAATGCCACCCAAGAAGAACACGTCATGACAATAACACTTTTCAGCCCAATGTTTGGGAAGACAGAGGTGGAGAGTCGGGTGAACGTCAGCAGAGGAAGGTTTAATACTCTGGAATGTGTGGCTACGGTGGAAGGAGAGCAGGCTTACACACTCTTTTCTATCAGTG AGAAAACTGTTCCTCATGACCTGTTCACCCCACTACTAATTGGCTCCGTATCAACTGCAGCCATCCTATGTTTAGTCCTTATTACGCTGTTCTACAAGTACATGCAg AAACCCAAATACCAGATTCAATGGAAAGTTATTGAGGGAATCCATGGAAACAACTACGTGTACATTGACCCCACCCAGCTACCGTATGATCACCAATGGGAGTTCCCGAGAAAAAACTTGCGTTTTG GAAAGACACTGGGATCTGGTGCATTTGGAAAAGTGGTGGAAGCAACGGCGTATGGACTTTCCAAAGCCGATTCAGTCATGACAGTGGCTGTGAAAATGCTGAAAT CAAGCGCTCACTCAACGGAGAAAGAGGCTCTGATGTCAGAGCTGAAAGTCCTCAGCTACTTGGGGAACCACATGAATATTGTCAACCTGCTGGGAGCTTGCACTGTTGGAG GGCCGACACTCGTTATCACGGAGTACTGCTGCTTTGGAGACCTCCTTAACTTTCTACGCAGAAAGAGGGATTCCTTCATCTGCTTTAAGCTGGAGGAAGACAGTTACTACCGCAACATTGCACCACAAAGCCATTCAGCTGG TGAGAGAATGAACGGCTACATGACCATGAGGCCTTCTGTTGCTGGCAACCTGCCCTTCAGCTCATCCTCTGAGAAGAGGCGTTCACTACGCAAAG GTGGATCCTATATTGAaacagatgaagaggatgagatGTTTGATGAAGACGGTCTGTGTCTAGACACCGAGGACCTTCTCAGCTTCTCGTATCAAGTGGCCAAAGGCATGGAGTTCTTAGCCTCGAAAAAT TGTATCCACAGGGACCTGGCTGCAAGAAATATCCTACTGACTCAAGGAAGAGTGGCCAAGATTTGTGATTTTGGCCTAGCCCGAGACATCAACACCGACTCTAACTATGTAGTTAAAGGCAAC GCTCGTCTACCAGTCAAATGGATGTCTCCAGAAAGTATCTTCGAGTGTGTTTACACGTTTGAGAGTGATGTGTGGTCTTATGGCATTTTGCTGTGGGAAATCTTCTCTCTAG GCAGCAGTCCTTATCCTGGTATGCCCGTGGACGCCAAATTCTACAAACTGATAAAAGAAGGATACAGAATGGACTCTCCAGAGTTTGCACCCAGTGAAAT GTACCAGATTATGAGGTCCTGCTGGGATGCTGACCCCATCAACAGACCCCCCTTCAGGAAGGTCGTGGAAAGGATTGAACAGCAGCTTTCCGATGCCACTAAACAT ATCTATCTGAACTTCAGCTCCAGGCCTCCTGTGACGCCCAGAGTCAGGGAGGAGCCCAGTGCTCAGTCTGCGGCTTTTCATCATCTCACGTCAGCAGACAGTAACAACCCTCCGACCCAGCCCTTACTGGTCCATCACGAGGTCTTTCTGGAGGGAACCCTTAGAGCCCCACGGGTGTAA